The following nucleotide sequence is from Phormidium ambiguum IAM M-71.
AGACGCAATCCGCGAGTCAAATTATCCCCGCAAATTCATGGTGGTGGACATGAAAGAGGAATGCGATCGGGAACATTATACACCCCCCAAATAGTTGGTTTTGCCAAAGCAGTAGAATTAGCTATTTCGGAAATCGATTCCGAAACCAAACGACTAATTAAATTACGCCAAGATTTATGGGCAAAAATCTCTCAAATTGGCGATGTAATTTTAAACGGTCATCCAACTCAAAGATTACCAGGAAATCTAAATATCAGCATTAAAAATGTCGATGGCGCAGCACTTTTGTTAGGATTACAACCAGTAGTAGCTATATCTTCTGGATCTGCTTGCACTTCCACAAAAACAGCACCTTCTCATGTTTTAATTGCCTTGGGACATGACCCAGAATTAGCTTTTGCGTCAGTTCGCTTTGGCATTGGTCGCTTTAATAATCAGGAGGAAATTGATACAGTTGCCGAACATTTCTGCAAAACAATTTCCTCACTACGAACTGTTAATAAGATACAGTAGTTTCCGGTGTTTTGAGGGAAAAAATTAGTCTAACATTCGACAAATTTTCCCTCTTTCCTCTGCGTTCTCTGTGCCTCTGCGGTTCTACCAACCTTTGTAAAACCTACAATTCAACGATTGTAAATTTGATTCAATTTCAGTAATTTATCGCTCAATTCTTGAGTCAATAAATTAGAATCAGTAAACCGCCAACGCCAATTTCCTGCACTCACGCTTGGATCATTCATGCGGGCGCGATTATCCAATCCTAAAACATCTTGTAAAGCAATTATGGCCAAATTGGAAACGGAACCTAACGCCATCCGAATGAAAACCCAATTAATTTCTTTGATTTCTTGGTAATGGGAATAACCTAAATATTCGGCAATGTATTGCTTTTCTTTTTCACTCGCTTTTTCCCACCACCCAATAATAGTATCATTGTCGTGAGTTCCGGGATAAACTACAGAGTTAGGGATGTAATTATGGGGTAAATAAGGGTTAGTGGCATCATCCGCAAAGGCAAACATTAAAATTCGCATTCCGGGGAAGTTAAAGCGATCGCGCAACTCCTCCACTTCTGGGGTAATAATTCCCAAATCTTCCGCTAAAACTGGGAGATTTCCTAAAGCTTGACCTAACTTTTCAAAAAAGTCTTCCCCAGGCGCTTTAATCCATTCCCCTTTCATTCCCGTAGTTTCTCCAGCAGGTATCCGCCAGAAAGCTTCAAAACCCCGAAAATGATCGATTCTGACAATATCTACATACTGCAAAGTCGCTTTAAATCTGTCAATCCACCAACTATAATTTGTGGATTGTAAATGTTCCCAATTATAAACAGGATTTCCCCACAATTGCCCAGTTTCGCTAAAATAATCGGGGGGAACGCCAGCCATCCAAGCAGATTCTAAAGTTTCAGGATCGAGGGCAAAATTTTCTTGATTTGCCCAAACATCAGCGCTATTATGACAAACATAAATGGAAACATCACCAATAATTTGAATGTTTTTTTCATTGGCATATTGACGTAATTCTTTCCATTGCTCAAAAAACTTAAATTGTAAGAATTGATGATACAAAATTAAGTCTTTTAAAACTTCCTTTTGTTCTTTGAGTGCTTGCGGTTCCCTTCTAGCAATTGCCTTTTCCCAGTTATTCCAAGCTTGTCCATGATTAACTTCTAAAAGCGACATAAATAATACATAATCATCTAGCCACCAAGCTTGTTCTTGACAAAACTTTTCTAATTCAGAATTTGGTTGATTTTCTAACTTTAACCGAAAGCGTTCAAAAGCTAATTTTAAATAATCATATTTCTGAGTAATTACTGCATCAAAATTAACGCGATCGTAAGCACTTTCCCCATTCCCTGTTATTGGGTTTAATTCTTCTGATTTCAGCAATCCTTCCTTGACTAATTGTTCTAAACTAATCATTAATGGATTGCCAGCAAAAGCACTATAATTCATCGTATAAGGCGAGTGTTCATATCCCGTCGGCCCTAACGGTAACACCTGCCAATATTTTTGACCACTTTTTACTAAAAAATCAACAAAATTGTAAGCTGCTTTTCCTAAATCACCTATGCCAAATTCGCTAGGCAAAGAAGTAGGATGTAGTAAAATACCACTGCTGCGTTGCAAAGTCATAATTTCCAATAATTTAAGACATAAAAGACTTTAATTCAAGGTAAATAATTACCTTGACCTATTGGATATTACTAAATATCATCTGGTTTCAGCATAACTCTTAAGTATGATTTTGGATTTGCCATAACAATTGATTTTTTCCTAATTTGCGATCCAAAACCAAATTACTGCTTACCAAATAACTTGAGATCTTTCTTTATTAACTCGTTGATAAACTTCTTGTGTCTGTAAAGCTAAACCCGCCCAACAAAATCGCTGTTTCAAATCTTTGTAAGCATTTTCTACTAAATGCTGTGCCAATTCTGAATTACGCAAAACTTCTAAAATTCCCCAAGCTAGGGAGTCTGCATTATTTGTCCAAGTTACTATTCCAGTTTTACCATGTTGCACTACTTCGGGTAAACCGCCAGTATCGGAAACTACTACAGGTACTTTTGCGGCGAAACTTTCTAAAGCGACAATGCCGAAAGGTTCATAAAGACTAGGAAAAACGGCGCAGTTAGCAATGGTTTGAAATTTATTTAAATCTTCATCAGACATGAAACCAGTAAAACAACAACTTTCCCAAATGCCAATTTGCCAAGCTTGTTGTTTCAAATGATCGGTATTACCGCCACCTACGATCACAATTTTAACTTTTCCGCCCATTTCCCAAATTACTTTAGGTGCAGCATTTAATAATAACCAAACGCCTTTTTCGTGAGAAATTCTGCCGACATAATAAACTATTTTTTCGTCATCTTTGGCAAATTTGCGCCGAAATTCTTGGCGATCGAAACCGTTACCATTTTTCTTTTCGGGACGGATTCCATTATAAATTATATCTATTTTATCTTCGGGAGTAACTAAAACTCTGCTGACTTCTTGACGCATATATTTTGTGCAAACAATGACTCGCCAAGATTCATAAGTTAAGCGTTTTTCTTTTTCACAAATATAACGTTGTTGATAATTATAAATTCCGTTGTAACGACCATATTCTGTAGCATGAATTGTTGTTACTAGAGGAATTTTAAAACTATGTTTGAGTGCGATCGCTGCATCTCCCACCAACCAATCATGAGCATGAATTACATCAAATGGCCCTTCCTCCATGATTAATTTTCCGCCATGAACACCCATGCTATTATTCAAATTGCCAATCCAGTGCAGAAAATCATGACCCCAGCTGACTGGTATTCGGTGGATATGCACCCCTTCTACCACTTCATACATGGGTGCTTCCCCGAATTCTGATGTAATCAAATGGATCTCATGACCCAGTTTGACTAATTCCGGGTATAGTTCTGCTACATGGCGAGAAATTCCTCCGACTATTCGTGGTGGAAATTCCCAAGATAACACCAGAATTTTCATCAGTACAATTCCAATAAGCTAAGAGAGTCTAAGTAAGCTACATTACAAACCAATCCTATCAGTATGGTCATTGTAGCTTACGGTGTTTCGTTATGTTAAAAAAAATCCTTTCCTTGTTACCCCTAACACTTGGGTTTATCTAGGATTGGCTTGATTTCCTTGCGGAATATCTGCCATGCAGAAACAGCATCAGGATTAGACGGTACGGCTTTCTGCATAAGAATAACTCCATCTTGAAAGCCAGTAATTCCGTATAAGCGATTACCGATTATTTTATCAATAGTTTGCACGCTATCTTGTAAAATTTGGCAATCGGTTTTAAAAGCTACTTGGTATTTTTGCAATTGCCATAAATCTGCGATCGCATAATCTACACTTACCACCTCTCGTCGATCGTTACGAAACTGCAAAGCTGGAAACCTAATAATTTCCCTTCTTCCAGACAAATGAGGCACTATATAAGTCGTTGCTGCTACACTCCCATCTACTGGAATTCTATCTAATAGGTTACGAATACTACCTGCGTGTTTCCACTGATCGGTGATTGGTACATATACCAAGGGACGAATTGAATCGGGAATCAAGAAAGATAAAGTTCGATTTGGGTTAGAAGTAACGGTAAATATCAGTGAAAGACAGATACAAATTATCCAAAACCTCTGCATCGACAATTTCAGTAAATTTGGCTGTTTTTCCCACCAATTAACCAAATTCCCAATTATTAATTTTACCCTCTGAAAAATTGGGTAAGAAAAGAAATTGCGTAGCGAAATTAAACCCCTAGCAATTAAATCTCTAACAGGAGCATCAATTAAATTTTCTCTTCCTGCTGCCCACCAAAGAATTGTACCGTAGCAAAGTCCCGGAACCACAGTCATGGCGTAGCGAATATTAATTGCTAGTACAGATTGTCCTTGACCCAGCAGTAATTTTAGCAAAGGAAAACCTGCGATCGCCCAAGCCGTTGGCGAAACAGCTGGCACAAAAGCAAAAGGCAACCAATGTGCCAAAAAATATGTGATAGTACGATCTATTGGTGTAATTAGCTCTACAAACAACCGCCAAGGATTCGTCACCATTCCCCAAATAATTTCTACAGTAGAAGCCTCAGTTCCCTCGGCATACTGACCAAATCTTTCCATCATAAATCTTTGGGAAATATCAGCCGAAAATAGCGGCATAATTAAATTAGTCAACACGATCATATAACCGAAAGCCAGGGTACAAACCCCTAAACCAATCCGGGGAAACCTCCGGCTAGCAATCATGTAAAAACCAACACCAAATAAACTTACTCCTCCATCTTCCCTAACTGCCAAAATCAGCACAGCCAACAAAGCAAACAACCACCACCATCGTTTTTCCATTGCCAAAAGCAACCCAAATATAAATAAGGGGATTTGGCAGATATCATGGAAATTAGAGAGGGTAGGGCCGATAATTGCATTAGCACCATAAAAACTAAACGTAATTATTGCTGCTAAACGTGGTTGGAGATACTGCCTAGCTAAATAGTACAAAACTAAACCAGCCGCAGTAACCAGAGTAACCTGTAATACAGTTAAGGTCGTAGGAGCGGGAAACAATAAATACAAGGGTAGCCAAAGCAACAATGCTGGTGTGAAATGTTGCCCTAATCTGTGATAAAACACAGACGGTACTTCGCCATTGTGGACTACGTTCGTCGATAACTGGGAGGACAAAGAACTTTGAAAAAATCGACCGTGAATGCCATTCCAAAATACCTGGTTAAATATTCCTTGGTCGTAGGAAGCGTAGAACGTGAAATAACGATGCAGAGTCAAACTCAACATCAGCACGAAAAACGCGATCGCTACAGTAATAACCCCTTTGAGATAGGGATTCTTCCTCCCGTTTAGTACCATCACTCACTTACATTCAACGCCGATGATAAGCCTCTCATATTGCTTGACGTTACTCAAGATCTTACCGACAATGGCTTTACCACCTCCAGTTTCACATGACATAGTTCTTTCCCATTGCCAATAAATTTAGTTTTCAATAGTACCAGACTTCCTAAGTACCGAGAACGCGATAGTTTATAGATATGGAAGTCATGGGTAAGCTATTCTACCTGGAATAGCTTTAGCGATCGTCAACTTCTAGAAAGGTTTAACAAATAGTCCGCCGTGGTGAACAGAGATTGCATGCAAGCAGATGCTGAAAAGTTAACTCATCCGCAAACGCCTCTACAGTTATTATTATTCGTAGACCAGCGACCGAGTTCCCATGAGCAACTAAAGCGGCTTCTTGCTTATCTAGAACATCTTAGAAGCGATTACTCCTTTGAGCTTGAAGTGGTCGATGTTGGACAACAACCATACCTCGCCGAACACTTTAAACTAGTAGCAACGCCAGCCTTGGTGAAAATTCACCCTCCCCCACGCCAAACACTAGCAGGAAGTAATTTACTATGTCAGTTACAAGATTGGTGGCCTCGCTGGAAAAATAGCGTCGAGGATTATCTAAAATTAAACGAATGGCCTAATGGTAATTCTCAGAATACCCCTTGCTTCGCTGATTTTGCCGAATTAATTCGCCTTTCTGAAGAAATATTCCGCCTCAAGAAAGAGAAAGACGAATTACAACAGCAATTGCAATTTAAAGACCGCATCATTGCGATGTTAGCTCACGACCTCCGTAACCCATTGACTGCTTCTTTAATTGCTCTGGAAACCCTAGAAAATAATTACAATCTAGAAACTGGATTTAGTCCCAAATTAACACCCGCTTTAATCCTGCGTTTAATCAAACAAGCGCGGATGCAATCTTTGAATATTGAACGGCTAATTACAGATATTTTACAAGCAGCACAAGGTAGTTCCGCTGAATTAAGTATCTTACCTAAAAAATTAGATTTAGCCCTACTTTGTCAGGATGTGATTGATTGTTTAAAACATCGATTTGAGCATAAATCTCAGGAATTAAAAACTGATATTCCCAACGATCTTCCTTTTGTTTATGCTGACCCAGAAAGAGTGCGTCAGGTGTTAGTAAATTTATTGGATAA
It contains:
- the malQ gene encoding 4-alpha-glucanotransferase: MTLQRSSGILLHPTSLPSEFGIGDLGKAAYNFVDFLVKSGQKYWQVLPLGPTGYEHSPYTMNYSAFAGNPLMISLEQLVKEGLLKSEELNPITGNGESAYDRVNFDAVITQKYDYLKLAFERFRLKLENQPNSELEKFCQEQAWWLDDYVLFMSLLEVNHGQAWNNWEKAIARREPQALKEQKEVLKDLILYHQFLQFKFFEQWKELRQYANEKNIQIIGDVSIYVCHNSADVWANQENFALDPETLESAWMAGVPPDYFSETGQLWGNPVYNWEHLQSTNYSWWIDRFKATLQYVDIVRIDHFRGFEAFWRIPAGETTGMKGEWIKAPGEDFFEKLGQALGNLPVLAEDLGIITPEVEELRDRFNFPGMRILMFAFADDATNPYLPHNYIPNSVVYPGTHDNDTIIGWWEKASEKEKQYIAEYLGYSHYQEIKEINWVFIRMALGSVSNLAIIALQDVLGLDNRARMNDPSVSAGNWRWRFTDSNLLTQELSDKLLKLNQIYNR
- a CDS encoding glycosyltransferase family 4 protein, producing MKILVLSWEFPPRIVGGISRHVAELYPELVKLGHEIHLITSEFGEAPMYEVVEGVHIHRIPVSWGHDFLHWIGNLNNSMGVHGGKLIMEEGPFDVIHAHDWLVGDAAIALKHSFKIPLVTTIHATEYGRYNGIYNYQQRYICEKEKRLTYESWRVIVCTKYMRQEVSRVLVTPEDKIDIIYNGIRPEKKNGNGFDRQEFRRKFAKDDEKIVYYVGRISHEKGVWLLLNAAPKVIWEMGGKVKIVIVGGGNTDHLKQQAWQIGIWESCCFTGFMSDEDLNKFQTIANCAVFPSLYEPFGIVALESFAAKVPVVVSDTGGLPEVVQHGKTGIVTWTNNADSLAWGILEVLRNSELAQHLVENAYKDLKQRFCWAGLALQTQEVYQRVNKERSQVIW
- a CDS encoding DUF2079 domain-containing protein, which gives rise to MVLNGRKNPYLKGVITVAIAFFVLMLSLTLHRYFTFYASYDQGIFNQVFWNGIHGRFFQSSLSSQLSTNVVHNGEVPSVFYHRLGQHFTPALLLWLPLYLLFPAPTTLTVLQVTLVTAAGLVLYYLARQYLQPRLAAIITFSFYGANAIIGPTLSNFHDICQIPLFIFGLLLAMEKRWWWLFALLAVLILAVREDGGVSLFGVGFYMIASRRFPRIGLGVCTLAFGYMIVLTNLIMPLFSADISQRFMMERFGQYAEGTEASTVEIIWGMVTNPWRLFVELITPIDRTITYFLAHWLPFAFVPAVSPTAWAIAGFPLLKLLLGQGQSVLAINIRYAMTVVPGLCYGTILWWAAGRENLIDAPVRDLIARGLISLRNFFSYPIFQRVKLIIGNLVNWWEKQPNLLKLSMQRFWIICICLSLIFTVTSNPNRTLSFLIPDSIRPLVYVPITDQWKHAGSIRNLLDRIPVDGSVAATTYIVPHLSGRREIIRFPALQFRNDRREVVSVDYAIADLWQLQKYQVAFKTDCQILQDSVQTIDKIIGNRLYGITGFQDGVILMQKAVPSNPDAVSAWQIFRKEIKPILDKPKC
- a CDS encoding histidine kinase — encoded protein: MQADAEKLTHPQTPLQLLLFVDQRPSSHEQLKRLLAYLEHLRSDYSFELEVVDVGQQPYLAEHFKLVATPALVKIHPPPRQTLAGSNLLCQLQDWWPRWKNSVEDYLKLNEWPNGNSQNTPCFADFAELIRLSEEIFRLKKEKDELQQQLQFKDRIIAMLAHDLRNPLTASLIALETLENNYNLETGFSPKLTPALILRLIKQARMQSLNIERLITDILQAAQGSSAELSILPKKLDLALLCQDVIDCLKHRFEHKSQELKTDIPNDLPFVYADPERVRQVLVNLLDNANKYTQEGGKIELSVLHRTTQKVQVSVGDNGLGVPEEDREAIFEEHYRLKRDRDQEGYGIGLSLCRRIIRAHYGRIWVDSAAKGGSCFSFTLPVYR